In Aquiflexum balticum DSM 16537, a single genomic region encodes these proteins:
- a CDS encoding glycosyltransferase family 4 protein, which translates to MVETKKVLIITYYWPPSAGSGVQRWLKFAKYLPEFGWEPVIFTPENPDFDLKDESLLNEINPQLEVIKFPIWEPYGIFRKLKKEKSADTSKVLEKKKKSFSDKSAIWLRANVLIPDPRIFWVKPSVDFLKDLVEQGQFNAIITTGPPHSLHLIGLELKKKTGISWLADFRDPWSKWEFLDTLPMLDWVKKRHQKLEKEVLDTADMVTTISPTFQKDFENLSQRKVHLLTNGYDSADLPSNWKFSISNREIIEILYTGVIDAIRNPLPFIEVFQEVFQASNKKAILRFVGKVSEAVGNFISQDPWLKENVKLEGYVSHEKVFDYYQNAHLLLLILTDTKNAKGNIPGKLFEYLSTGRPILALGDPNGDSSSILTSCNGGKVIAHTEKGEIKNFLINFNPQSEFKVSEKVNQYSRKNLSQQLARLLDEQTYPIS; encoded by the coding sequence GTGGTAGAGACCAAAAAAGTACTTATCATCACTTACTATTGGCCTCCATCAGCTGGATCCGGGGTTCAGCGGTGGTTGAAGTTTGCGAAGTATTTACCTGAATTCGGATGGGAACCGGTGATATTTACACCGGAAAATCCGGATTTTGACCTGAAAGATGAAAGCTTGTTAAATGAAATCAATCCTCAATTGGAAGTGATTAAATTCCCTATCTGGGAACCATATGGTATATTCAGAAAACTCAAAAAAGAAAAATCAGCCGATACTTCCAAAGTACTTGAAAAGAAAAAAAAATCATTCAGCGACAAGTCTGCAATTTGGTTGAGAGCTAATGTCCTGATTCCTGATCCCAGGATATTTTGGGTTAAGCCTTCTGTTGATTTCTTAAAAGACCTTGTTGAACAAGGACAATTCAATGCCATTATCACCACAGGGCCGCCACACAGCCTACACCTGATTGGGTTGGAGTTGAAGAAAAAGACAGGAATAAGCTGGCTGGCAGATTTTAGAGATCCATGGTCAAAATGGGAATTTTTGGATACTTTACCCATGTTGGATTGGGTCAAAAAAAGACACCAAAAACTGGAAAAAGAAGTGTTGGATACAGCTGACATGGTCACTACCATCAGCCCTACATTTCAAAAAGATTTTGAAAATCTAAGCCAAAGAAAAGTCCACCTCTTGACCAATGGTTATGATTCCGCAGATTTACCGTCAAACTGGAAATTCTCAATTTCAAATCGAGAGATCATAGAAATTCTTTACACAGGGGTGATCGATGCAATCAGAAATCCTTTGCCATTCATCGAGGTTTTTCAGGAAGTTTTTCAAGCTTCAAACAAAAAAGCGATACTTCGCTTTGTCGGCAAAGTATCTGAAGCCGTCGGAAATTTTATTTCCCAAGATCCATGGCTGAAGGAAAATGTTAAATTGGAAGGGTATGTCTCGCATGAAAAAGTGTTCGATTACTACCAAAATGCGCACTTACTGCTCCTTATCCTGACGGACACCAAAAACGCTAAAGGAAATATCCCGGGCAAACTATTTGAATATCTTTCCACAGGCAGACCCATTTTGGCACTTGGAGATCCCAATGGGGATTCATCGTCAATTCTCACTTCCTGTAATGGCGGTAAAGTGATCGCCCATACAGAAAAGGGCGAAATCAAAAATTTCCTCATTAACTTTAATCCCCAATCAGAATTCAAGGTTTCTGAAAAAGTAAATCAATATTCCAGAAAAAACCTTAGCCAACAACTTGCCCGCTTATTAGATGAACAAACATATCCCATTTCTTGA
- a CDS encoding S41 family peptidase, giving the protein MKKLRFNVIWMLLLLAAPFISCNPESDDVDPIKIENAVKTAIFNSMKEFYFWEEKIQETFDVSQYASNQEVLDALVFKDLDRWSYLTTREAFNAAFTGQATGVHGFGLGIDQDENWFVSFVYNEGPAGKDGWQRGWQFIEINGKPIAQYKTASGGYNFQLGPNEIGVSNTFKFRLPDGTETTRTILKDAFQTNSVLYQNAYEVGEKKVGHWVYQSFRATQGLTPTRSKEVEDSFNFFMAQNIDELIIDLRLNGGGSVAVTAQILNYLVPNSANGKVMFIDKHNENKSSFNKTTNFSKSGTLNLNRLLVITSRGSASASELLINSLEPYMEVILLGDDTYGKPVGSFPLSSFNRTLSANNVELVPITFATQNAEGRAEYFNGFPANYKVADDLSRNWNDREEKRLKAALQFVSEGTINGRLRFDYFKPKWEMIDAFEGLEKEFPVF; this is encoded by the coding sequence ATGAAAAAACTTCGCTTCAATGTTATTTGGATGTTGCTGTTATTGGCAGCACCTTTCATTTCCTGCAATCCAGAATCTGATGATGTAGATCCCATTAAGATTGAAAACGCTGTCAAAACGGCTATTTTTAATAGCATGAAAGAGTTTTACTTTTGGGAGGAAAAAATTCAGGAGACATTCGATGTTTCCCAATACGCATCTAATCAGGAAGTTCTGGATGCTCTGGTATTCAAGGATCTGGATAGATGGTCCTATTTGACTACGAGGGAGGCTTTCAATGCAGCTTTCACCGGACAGGCTACAGGTGTTCATGGTTTTGGCCTTGGAATCGATCAGGATGAAAATTGGTTTGTTTCTTTTGTTTATAATGAAGGTCCTGCAGGAAAAGATGGTTGGCAGAGAGGTTGGCAGTTTATAGAAATCAATGGAAAACCTATCGCCCAATATAAAACAGCCAGTGGTGGCTACAATTTTCAGTTGGGTCCAAATGAAATAGGAGTGTCTAATACCTTCAAATTCAGACTTCCTGATGGAACAGAAACTACCCGTACTATTTTAAAAGATGCTTTTCAGACCAATTCAGTGTTGTATCAGAATGCCTATGAAGTCGGCGAAAAGAAAGTTGGCCATTGGGTGTACCAGAGTTTCAGGGCTACACAAGGACTTACCCCTACAAGGAGTAAAGAAGTAGAAGACAGTTTCAACTTTTTTATGGCCCAAAATATTGATGAACTGATAATAGATCTTCGGTTGAATGGGGGAGGTTCTGTTGCGGTTACAGCCCAGATTTTAAATTATCTGGTACCTAATTCTGCGAATGGAAAAGTAATGTTTATTGACAAACACAATGAAAATAAAAGTTCTTTCAATAAAACAACGAACTTTTCCAAATCAGGTACACTGAATCTGAATAGACTCTTGGTGATTACATCAAGAGGTTCTGCCTCCGCTTCAGAATTGCTGATCAACTCTTTGGAGCCTTACATGGAAGTTATTCTTTTAGGAGATGATACATACGGAAAACCTGTAGGTTCATTCCCATTATCTTCTTTTAACAGGACGCTGAGTGCAAATAATGTTGAACTGGTTCCAATTACATTTGCTACTCAGAATGCAGAAGGAAGGGCTGAATATTTCAATGGTTTTCCTGCAAACTATAAAGTAGCTGATGACTTATCAAGAAACTGGAATGATAGGGAAGAAAAAAGACTTAAAGCGGCTTTGCAATTTGTGTCTGAAGGAACAATCAATGGAAGGTTACGATTTGACTATTTCAAGCCAAAATGGGAAATGATTGATGCTTTTGAAGGGTTGGAAAAGGAGTTCCCTGTGTTTTGA
- a CDS encoding Dabb family protein: MKSRRKFLQTLTVAGAAATLPINLMAEQANKQKMIHQVFFWLNDDVEVNDFKKEAAVLGKCKSVAKFYMGTPAPTEKRSVVDHSYQVACTLFFDSIEDQNDYQVDPMHLAFIEKNSNKWNKVQVYDFVI; the protein is encoded by the coding sequence ATGAAATCCCGAAGAAAATTTCTACAAACCTTAACCGTCGCAGGTGCTGCGGCTACCTTACCTATTAATCTTATGGCAGAACAAGCAAACAAACAAAAAATGATTCACCAGGTTTTCTTTTGGCTGAATGACGATGTTGAAGTCAATGATTTTAAAAAAGAAGCTGCCGTATTGGGAAAATGTAAAAGTGTTGCGAAGTTTTATATGGGAACTCCGGCACCTACCGAGAAAAGATCAGTGGTAGATCATAGCTACCAAGTAGCGTGTACTTTATTTTTTGACAGCATTGAGGATCAAAATGATTATCAGGTAGATCCGATGCATTTGGCATTCATCGAAAAAAATTCGAACAAATGGAACAAAGTTCAAGTATATGACTTTGTGATCTAG
- a CDS encoding SRPBCC family protein, with the protein MKIIKNMAIVIVAILLIPFVIALFSTKDYSVVREITINKPQEEVYNYTKFLKNQDAFSKWASMDPNMQKEYKGTDGQIGFVSAWKSENPDVGSGEQEILAIQEGKRIDYALRFFEPFESDDKAFMEFEALNDSQTLVRWGFEGHFSYPMNAMLLVMDMEKMIGDDFQTGLENLKRILENY; encoded by the coding sequence ATGAAAATCATCAAAAACATGGCGATTGTTATAGTCGCCATTCTCCTAATCCCATTTGTTATTGCCTTATTTTCAACAAAGGATTATTCAGTGGTAAGGGAAATTACCATAAATAAGCCACAAGAGGAAGTTTACAATTATACCAAATTCCTTAAAAATCAAGATGCATTTAGCAAATGGGCATCTATGGATCCTAATATGCAAAAGGAATACAAAGGAACCGATGGACAGATTGGCTTTGTTTCCGCGTGGAAAAGTGAAAACCCTGATGTGGGTTCAGGGGAACAGGAGATTCTGGCTATTCAAGAAGGCAAAAGAATTGATTATGCTTTACGGTTTTTTGAACCTTTTGAATCTGACGATAAAGCATTTATGGAATTTGAAGCCCTTAATGACAGCCAAACCTTGGTAAGATGGGGATTTGAAGGACATTTTTCATATCCTATGAACGCAATGTTATTGGTAATGGATATGGAAAAAATGATCGGAGATGATTTCCAGACCGGACTTGAAAATCTAAAAAGAATTCTAGAAAACTATTAA
- a CDS encoding TetR/AcrR family transcriptional regulator: METRQKIIETATDQFMRYGIRSVTMDDIARQAGISKKTIYQEFSDKNQLVYEAFSAAIDHDKCEMDKIPNYQDGVVEHLVGLTTYIRKRFADFNPMVLNEIQRYYPQCWQLFEDFRNNHVAEEIKSLLEKGKVEGVVRQEINSELMAILRMEQMMSTFDPLKFPPSRFNQLELQIAIFEHFLYGIFTEKGLKAYQKQKESAL, encoded by the coding sequence TTGGAAACTAGACAAAAAATAATCGAGACAGCAACTGACCAGTTTATGAGGTATGGTATAAGGTCTGTGACTATGGATGATATTGCACGTCAGGCCGGTATATCAAAAAAAACTATCTACCAGGAATTTTCAGACAAAAATCAATTGGTTTATGAAGCGTTTTCCGCTGCCATTGACCATGATAAGTGTGAAATGGATAAAATTCCGAATTATCAGGATGGGGTTGTAGAACATCTGGTGGGTTTGACCACCTATATCAGAAAACGATTTGCAGACTTCAATCCGATGGTTTTAAATGAGATACAGCGGTACTATCCCCAATGTTGGCAGCTTTTTGAAGATTTCAGAAACAATCATGTTGCAGAAGAAATTAAGAGTCTTCTCGAAAAAGGCAAAGTAGAAGGTGTAGTCAGGCAAGAAATCAATTCAGAACTCATGGCCATATTGAGAATGGAACAGATGATGTCCACCTTTGATCCGCTCAAATTTCCACCTTCAAGATTCAATCAATTGGAATTACAAATAGCAATTTTCGAACATTTCCTCTATGGTATTTTTACCGAAAAAGGACTAAAAGCTTATCAAAAACAAAAAGAATCAGCATTATGA
- a CDS encoding aldo/keto reductase: MEYRNLGKTGWLVSEISLGTWQVGGGWGKPFDKAHANQIIRSAIDQGINFIDTADVYDGGLSEAAVGKAVRESTERIYVATKCGRKIQPHTNEGYTPKTLRKHVENSLKNTGLNALDLIQLHCPPTEVYYRDEIFELFERLKEEGKILEMGVSVETVDEALAAMKYEVVSTIQIIFNMFRLKPAEELFTQEKINDFGIIARVPLASGLLTGKYNETTEFAPDDHRTFNRQGEAFDKGETFSGVDYETGLKVVDELKALFGEDTFLAEWAIKWILMHPQVSTVIPGASKIDQVLSNVKASEHLPISPYKMDAVKDIYKKYLKKEVHGLW; the protein is encoded by the coding sequence ATGGAATATAGAAATTTAGGCAAAACCGGATGGCTCGTGTCCGAAATTTCACTTGGAACTTGGCAGGTAGGAGGAGGTTGGGGAAAGCCTTTCGATAAAGCACATGCCAACCAAATCATCCGTTCGGCGATTGATCAGGGTATTAATTTCATAGATACTGCTGATGTTTATGATGGCGGATTGAGTGAGGCCGCTGTGGGAAAAGCAGTTCGGGAATCAACAGAACGCATTTATGTCGCTACCAAATGCGGGAGAAAAATTCAACCTCATACCAATGAGGGGTATACACCAAAAACATTGCGTAAACATGTTGAAAACTCCCTTAAAAACACAGGTTTGAACGCCTTGGACCTGATACAACTTCACTGCCCGCCTACCGAAGTATATTATAGAGATGAGATTTTTGAATTATTTGAAAGATTAAAAGAGGAAGGCAAAATCCTGGAAATGGGAGTCAGCGTGGAAACAGTCGATGAGGCATTAGCAGCCATGAAGTATGAGGTTGTTTCTACCATTCAAATCATTTTCAATATGTTCAGGTTGAAACCAGCAGAAGAATTATTTACTCAAGAAAAAATCAATGATTTCGGGATAATTGCAAGGGTGCCATTGGCAAGTGGTCTTTTGACCGGGAAATATAACGAGACTACTGAATTTGCACCTGATGACCACAGGACATTCAACAGACAGGGTGAAGCTTTTGACAAAGGTGAAACCTTTTCTGGCGTTGACTATGAGACAGGTTTGAAGGTTGTCGACGAGTTGAAAGCCCTTTTTGGCGAAGACACTTTTTTGGCTGAGTGGGCCATCAAATGGATTTTGATGCATCCCCAGGTAAGTACAGTCATCCCAGGGGCATCTAAAATAGATCAGGTATTATCAAATGTAAAAGCTTCAGAACATCTTCCCATATCTCCCTACAAAATGGATGCTGTCAAAGACATTTATAAGAAGTACCTGAAGAAGGAGGTTCATGGATTGTGGTAG
- a CDS encoding alpha/beta fold hydrolase, whose amino-acid sequence MNFLETSFGHLAYKKYGTGKNMHLLFHGFGQNMRVFESFLPLIQKDDCYITIDIFYHGQSSWNSINQKLTKEIWKEIMLQLMKQEGFEKFHLIGYSMGGKFCLITFELFPCLVKSLLLMAPDGIKTGFWYNMATFPGILNKLFKRVVFHPERFFRIMGFLGKLGFLENSLIKFVQSQMTTRTKRAQIYFTWNVFKPFKPDLKKIIEWVNGNQTDISLFTGEFDKMVPSKNLKNFSSKIPHINSVELPCGHNSLIEETAQHFKSINDIPNN is encoded by the coding sequence ATGAATTTTCTGGAGACTTCTTTTGGTCATTTGGCCTATAAAAAATATGGAACGGGCAAAAACATGCATTTGCTCTTCCATGGTTTTGGGCAGAACATGAGAGTTTTCGAATCATTTTTACCCCTCATTCAAAAAGACGATTGTTATATCACCATTGACATTTTTTATCATGGCCAAAGTAGCTGGAATTCCATCAATCAAAAACTCACCAAAGAAATCTGGAAGGAAATCATGCTGCAATTGATGAAACAGGAAGGTTTTGAAAAATTTCATCTGATAGGATATAGTATGGGCGGTAAATTCTGTCTGATTACCTTCGAACTTTTCCCCTGCCTGGTCAAATCACTTTTATTGATGGCCCCGGATGGCATCAAAACCGGCTTCTGGTACAACATGGCTACTTTTCCGGGAATTCTCAACAAACTATTCAAAAGAGTAGTGTTTCACCCCGAGCGTTTTTTTAGGATCATGGGGTTTTTGGGAAAACTGGGCTTCCTCGAAAACAGTCTGATCAAATTCGTCCAATCCCAAATGACAACAAGAACCAAGAGAGCACAGATTTATTTTACATGGAATGTTTTTAAACCCTTCAAACCAGACTTGAAAAAAATCATAGAATGGGTAAATGGTAATCAAACAGACATCAGCCTATTTACCGGGGAATTTGATAAAATGGTGCCTTCAAAAAATCTGAAAAACTTCAGTTCCAAAATCCCACATATCAACTCAGTAGAACTGCCCTGTGGCCACAATAGCCTGATTGAAGAAACTGCACAGCATTTCAAATCAATTAATGATATCCCAAATAACTAA